From a single Vibrio sp. BS-M-Sm-2 genomic region:
- the tkt gene encoding transketolase, with translation MNRKHLANAIRALSMDGVQQANSGHPGAPMGMADIAEVLWRSHLNHNPANPEWADRDRFILSNGHGSMLIYSLLHLAGYELSIEDLKNFRQLHSKTPGHPEYGYAPGIETTTGPLGQGITNAVGMAMAEKALAAQFNKEGHDIVDHYTYAFMGDGCLMEGISHEACSLAGTLGLGKLVAFWDDNGISIDGEVEGWFSDDTPKRFEAYGWHVIPAVDGHDSDAINAAIEAAKADPRPTLICTKTVIGFGSPNKAGTHDCHGAPLGAEEIAATRKELGWEHGPFEIPSEVYSEWDAKEAGAAKEAAWNEKLAAYEAAYPELAAEFKRRVNGDLPAKWEEKASAIIADLQANPANIASRKASQNALEAFGAMLPEFMGGSADLAPSNLTMWSGSKSLEANDFSGNYIHYGVREFGMTAIMNGIALHGGFVPYGATFLMFMEYARNAMRMAALMKTQNIQVYTHDSIGLGEDGPTHQPVEQIASLRLTPNMSTWRPCDQVESAVAWKLAIERKDGPSALIFSRQNLAQQDRDAEQVANIAKGGYILKDCEGKPELILIATGSEVELAVNAAAELTAEGKKVRVVSMPATDAFDKQDAQYRESVLPSDVTARIAVEAGIADFWYKYVGFGGKIIGMTTFGESAPAGELFKMFGFTTENVVNTAKELLA, from the coding sequence ATGAACCGCAAACATCTAGCTAACGCTATTCGTGCTCTAAGCATGGACGGCGTACAACAAGCAAACTCTGGTCACCCTGGCGCACCTATGGGTATGGCTGACATCGCTGAAGTACTTTGGCGCTCTCACCTAAACCACAACCCAGCAAACCCAGAGTGGGCTGACCGCGACCGTTTTATCCTGTCTAACGGCCACGGCTCTATGCTGATTTACTCTCTGCTTCACCTAGCAGGTTACGAGCTTTCAATTGAAGATCTTAAGAACTTCCGTCAACTTCACTCTAAGACTCCGGGTCACCCAGAGTACGGTTATGCACCAGGCATCGAGACGACTACTGGTCCTCTAGGTCAAGGCATCACTAACGCTGTTGGTATGGCAATGGCTGAGAAAGCGCTTGCGGCACAATTCAACAAAGAAGGCCACGACATCGTAGACCACTACACTTATGCATTCATGGGTGACGGCTGTCTGATGGAAGGTATCTCTCACGAAGCATGCTCTCTAGCGGGTACGCTAGGTCTTGGTAAGCTGGTTGCTTTCTGGGATGACAACGGTATCTCCATCGATGGTGAAGTTGAAGGTTGGTTCTCTGACGATACACCTAAGCGTTTCGAAGCTTACGGCTGGCACGTAATCCCAGCAGTAGATGGTCACGACTCTGACGCTATCAACGCAGCAATTGAAGCGGCTAAAGCAGATCCTCGCCCTACTCTAATCTGTACTAAAACAGTAATTGGCTTTGGTTCTCCAAACAAAGCAGGTACGCACGACTGTCACGGTGCACCACTAGGCGCTGAAGAAATTGCAGCAACACGTAAAGAATTAGGTTGGGAGCACGGTCCTTTTGAAATTCCGTCGGAAGTTTACTCAGAGTGGGATGCGAAAGAAGCAGGCGCAGCTAAGGAAGCAGCGTGGAACGAGAAACTTGCAGCTTATGAAGCAGCATACCCTGAGCTGGCAGCTGAATTCAAACGCCGCGTAAACGGTGATCTTCCTGCAAAATGGGAAGAGAAAGCATCGGCAATCATCGCTGATCTTCAAGCTAACCCAGCAAACATCGCATCACGTAAAGCATCTCAAAATGCACTAGAAGCGTTCGGTGCTATGCTACCTGAATTCATGGGCGGCTCTGCTGACCTTGCGCCTTCTAACCTAACCATGTGGTCTGGTTCTAAGTCTCTTGAAGCAAACGACTTCTCAGGTAACTACATCCACTACGGTGTACGTGAATTCGGTATGACAGCTATCATGAACGGTATCGCCCTGCACGGTGGTTTCGTACCATACGGCGCAACGTTCCTAATGTTCATGGAATACGCTCGTAACGCTATGCGTATGGCAGCTCTGATGAAAACTCAGAACATCCAAGTTTACACGCATGACTCTATCGGTCTTGGCGAAGATGGTCCTACTCACCAACCGGTTGAGCAGATCGCTTCTCTACGTCTAACTCCAAACATGAGCACATGGCGCCCATGTGACCAAGTTGAATCTGCAGTGGCTTGGAAACTGGCAATCGAGCGTAAAGATGGTCCTTCTGCACTTATCTTCTCTCGTCAAAACCTTGCACAACAAGATCGTGACGCTGAGCAAGTTGCTAACATCGCTAAGGGTGGTTACATCCTGAAAGATTGTGAAGGCAAGCCAGAGCTTATCCTTATCGCAACAGGTTCTGAAGTTGAACTAGCGGTTAACGCTGCTGCTGAATTAACAGCTGAAGGTAAGAAAGTACGCGTAGTTTCTATGCCTGCAACCGACGCGTTTGATAAGCAAGACGCGCAGTACCGTGAGTCTGTACTTCCATCTGACGTTACTGCTCGTATCGCAGTAGAAGCTGGCATCGCTGACTTCTGGTACAAGTACGTTGGTTTCGGTGGCAAGATCATCGGTATGACAACGTTCGGCGAATCTGCACCAGCAGGTGAGCTATTCAAGATGTTTGGTTTCACTACTGAAAACGTAGTAAACACAGCGAAAGAGCTTCTAGCTTAA
- the tal gene encoding transaldolase, giving the protein MSNKLEQLRKLTTVVADTGDIEAISKYTPEDATTNPSLILKAAQIAEYAPLIDASIEYAKAQSDDKAQQVQDTCDMLNVNIGKEILKVVPGRISTEVDARLSYDMEGSVAKARQLIKMYNDAGITNDRILIKLASTWEGIRAAEILEKEGINCNLTLLFSFAQARACAEAGVFLISPFVGRIMDWYKAKEGRDFEASEDPGVISVSDIYNYYKDHGYKTVVMGASFRNIGEILELAGCDRLTIAPQLLADLEAAEGEVVEKLIDSNGTKERPAAMTHAEFLWDHNQDAMAVEKLAEGIRNFAVDQGKLEEMIAAKL; this is encoded by the coding sequence ATGAGCAATAAATTAGAGCAACTTCGTAAACTAACAACTGTTGTAGCTGACACTGGCGATATTGAAGCTATCAGCAAGTACACTCCTGAAGATGCAACAACTAACCCATCTCTAATTCTTAAAGCCGCTCAAATTGCTGAGTACGCTCCTCTAATCGATGCTTCTATCGAATACGCTAAAGCGCAAAGCGATGACAAAGCACAGCAAGTTCAAGACACTTGTGACATGCTTAACGTAAACATCGGTAAAGAAATCCTTAAAGTAGTTCCAGGCCGTATCTCGACTGAAGTTGATGCTCGTCTTTCTTACGACATGGAAGGCAGCGTTGCTAAAGCTCGTCAGCTTATCAAAATGTACAACGACGCTGGCATCACGAACGACCGCATCCTTATCAAACTGGCTTCAACTTGGGAAGGTATCCGCGCTGCTGAAATCCTAGAGAAAGAAGGCATCAACTGTAACCTAACGCTTCTATTCTCTTTCGCTCAAGCTCGTGCTTGTGCTGAAGCTGGAGTATTCCTAATCTCTCCTTTCGTAGGTCGCATCATGGACTGGTACAAGGCGAAAGAAGGTCGTGATTTCGAAGCTTCAGAAGATCCAGGTGTAATCTCTGTTTCAGATATCTACAACTACTACAAAGACCACGGTTACAAAACTGTTGTTATGGGCGCAAGCTTCCGTAACATCGGCGAGATCCTTGAACTTGCTGGTTGTGACCGTCTAACTATCGCACCTCAACTTCTAGCAGACCTAGAAGCAGCAGAAGGTGAAGTAGTAGAGAAGCTAATCGACTCTAACGGTACTAAAGAGCGTCCAGCAGCGATGACTCACGCTGAGTTCCTATGGGATCACAACCAAGACGCAATGGCTGTTGAGAAACTAGCTGAAGGCATCCGCAACTTCGCAGTTGACCAAGGCAAACTAGAAGAAATGATTGCAGCTAAGCTGTAA
- a CDS encoding sugar-binding transcriptional regulator: MSKNIQDVSEENTDLLTEVAVAYYQDGATQEEISKKYSISRAKVGRMLKQARDEGIVEITVKYHPVFSAKIEQRLIERFGVKRALVALDQPNEEKQRLQVAGLVSNYLTSTLKNGMVVTVGQGRNVSSVAHHTGVITPRDCKFVCGIGGIHPRGGMFNADHICRQLAKKYGGSSETLYAPAYAENKAQKTAFMENSTVKQTLDLARKADVALVGIGDMSENSYMVDLGWFTAGEVVQSRLLQGVVGDFAGYDFFDVHGKAANTVMSDRVIGLGLEEFRPIAEVIAIAAENSKPLALLGALRTGVVDVIATSVSNALTVLNLDEQMKHAELDENR, translated from the coding sequence ATGAGTAAGAATATCCAAGATGTTTCCGAAGAAAACACTGATCTCCTCACTGAAGTGGCGGTTGCTTATTATCAGGATGGCGCGACACAAGAAGAGATCTCTAAAAAGTACTCTATCTCTCGTGCAAAGGTTGGTCGAATGCTCAAGCAAGCCCGAGATGAGGGCATTGTTGAGATCACCGTGAAATACCACCCAGTATTCAGTGCCAAGATAGAACAACGCTTAATTGAGCGCTTTGGTGTGAAACGCGCACTTGTGGCACTAGATCAACCGAATGAAGAGAAGCAGCGACTCCAAGTTGCAGGCTTAGTGTCTAACTATTTAACCAGTACCTTGAAAAATGGCATGGTGGTGACAGTAGGCCAAGGCCGAAACGTATCGTCTGTTGCTCACCATACTGGTGTAATTACCCCTCGTGATTGTAAGTTCGTGTGTGGCATCGGCGGTATTCACCCAAGAGGCGGTATGTTTAATGCCGACCACATCTGTCGACAGCTAGCCAAAAAGTACGGTGGGTCTTCTGAAACCTTATACGCGCCCGCTTATGCAGAAAACAAAGCACAAAAAACGGCATTCATGGAAAACAGCACCGTTAAGCAAACACTCGATCTAGCCCGAAAGGCCGACGTTGCATTAGTCGGTATCGGTGACATGAGCGAAAACAGTTACATGGTTGACCTAGGTTGGTTTACCGCAGGCGAAGTGGTTCAATCTCGTTTATTACAGGGCGTTGTTGGTGACTTTGCTGGCTATGACTTTTTTGACGTACACGGCAAAGCGGCAAACACCGTTATGAGTGATCGAGTGATCGGTTTGGGGTTAGAAGAGTTTCGCCCAATCGCAGAGGTGATTGCGATAGCTGCCGAGAACAGTAAACCATTAGCTTTATTAGGTGCGCTAAGAACGGGCGTGGTTGATGTTATAGCAACCAGTGTGAGCAATGCTTTGACGGTTTTAAACTTAGATGAGCAGATGAAGCACGCTGAGTTAGACGAAAATCGTTAA